The following proteins are encoded in a genomic region of uncultured Vibrio sp.:
- a CDS encoding adenosylcobinamide-GDP ribazoletransferase, translating to MSETPHQANTGSWHYQWELFLLAVSFFSRLPVPANLPYSEVRMNQAGRYFALVGVVLGVLCAATFALLSLVFPDPVSIVLTMVFSLLLTGAFHEDGLTDMADGIGGGMTVERRLSIMKDSRIGTYGAATLVMALLAKFVFWGELVQEPQFLLMIVVAYTASRALAATLIYDMPYVSDSDTSKSKPLANQQSSLEVAILLFTGGVVTLCLGVTQAAVIVLILAVFRYGFKRWLTKRIGGFTGDCLGAAQQLSELLVYLTLIAFYHPS from the coding sequence GTGTCAGAAACACCTCATCAAGCAAACACAGGTAGCTGGCATTATCAATGGGAGCTTTTCCTGTTAGCGGTGAGCTTTTTCAGCCGCTTACCTGTGCCTGCCAATTTGCCTTATAGCGAAGTTCGCATGAATCAAGCCGGGCGATACTTCGCGCTGGTCGGTGTTGTGTTGGGGGTGCTCTGTGCTGCGACCTTTGCGCTTTTAAGTTTGGTTTTTCCTGATCCTGTCTCGATCGTCTTGACCATGGTATTTAGCCTGTTGCTGACGGGCGCATTTCATGAAGACGGCTTAACCGACATGGCGGATGGTATTGGCGGTGGTATGACCGTCGAGCGACGCCTGTCTATCATGAAAGACAGCCGAATTGGCACTTATGGCGCGGCAACTCTGGTGATGGCCTTGCTGGCGAAGTTTGTTTTTTGGGGCGAGCTGGTTCAAGAGCCGCAATTTTTGTTGATGATTGTAGTCGCATACACCGCCAGCCGCGCTTTGGCGGCTACGCTTATCTACGACATGCCGTATGTCAGTGACAGCGACACTTCCAAAAGTAAGCCCCTTGCCAACCAACAGTCGTCATTAGAAGTGGCGATCCTACTGTTTACCGGTGGCGTTGTTACCTTGTGTCTTGGCGTTACTCAGGCAGCCGTTATTGTGCTGATCTTAGCGGTATTTCGCTATGGTTTTAAACGATGGCTGACTAAAAGAATCGGCGGATTTACCGGCGATTGCTTAGGGGCTGCGCAACAGTTATCTGAATTGCTGGTTTATCTCACTCTCATTGCCTTTTATCACCCATCATGA
- the cobU gene encoding bifunctional adenosylcobinamide kinase/adenosylcobinamide-phosphate guanylyltransferase codes for MKQLILGGARSGKSKLAEQTARQAADAHHACLHYVATALPFDDEMRDRIHHHQKQRGKGWQEHECPLHLADLLLSFNHDDVVLIDCLTLWLNNWIFELGDECSNEKLEAEVHKLVEAVSHSKATLIFVSNEVGMGIVPLGAISRYFVDNAGRMNQQLAHVCQRVSFVAAGLPLVLKA; via the coding sequence ATGAAGCAACTAATATTAGGTGGAGCACGCTCCGGAAAATCCAAGTTAGCAGAACAAACCGCGCGGCAGGCTGCTGACGCTCATCACGCTTGTTTACATTACGTCGCGACGGCATTGCCGTTTGATGATGAGATGCGAGATCGAATTCATCACCATCAAAAGCAACGAGGAAAAGGATGGCAAGAACACGAATGTCCGCTGCATCTTGCTGATTTGCTATTAAGCTTTAATCACGATGACGTTGTTCTGATTGATTGCCTGACACTGTGGCTGAACAACTGGATTTTCGAACTGGGTGACGAATGCTCAAATGAAAAGTTAGAAGCAGAAGTTCATAAACTGGTAGAAGCGGTGTCTCACTCAAAAGCGACGTTGATCTTTGTCTCTAACGAAGTCGGGATGGGCATCGTTCCACTTGGCGCGATTAGCCGCTATTTCGTCGATAATGCCGGCCGAATGAACCAACAACTTGCGCACGTGTGCCAGCGAGTTTCATTTGTTGCTGCTGGCTTACCACTCGTACTCAAAGCATAG
- the cobC gene encoding alpha-ribazole phosphatase produces the protein MKTLNIYLMRHGKVDAAPGLHGQSDLKVKASEQQAIAQAWKEQGREVSGIITSTLSRCSDVAEIIGEQQMLPVSENSELREMNFGDFDGVPFDMLSNKWKKLESFWQSPSQHTLPNAESLNAFSQRVTSAWSQILNDINDNLLIVTHGGVIRMILAHILDIDWRNPRWYSTLAISNASITHITITIDDQIYASVRSIGVPLVEHRS, from the coding sequence ATGAAAACGCTTAACATCTATCTCATGCGTCACGGTAAAGTGGATGCCGCACCTGGGTTGCACGGTCAGTCGGATTTAAAGGTAAAAGCGTCCGAGCAGCAAGCTATTGCTCAGGCTTGGAAAGAGCAGGGGCGTGAAGTCAGCGGGATTATTACGTCTACACTTTCCCGTTGCAGCGACGTGGCAGAAATCATCGGCGAGCAGCAAATGCTTCCTGTGAGCGAAAATTCTGAACTAAGAGAAATGAATTTTGGCGACTTCGATGGTGTGCCGTTTGATATGCTGAGCAACAAATGGAAAAAGCTTGAGTCTTTTTGGCAATCACCGTCACAACACACTCTACCCAATGCTGAGAGCCTTAACGCATTTTCACAGCGTGTAACTAGTGCTTGGTCTCAAATTCTCAATGATATCAATGACAACCTGCTGATTGTCACGCATGGTGGCGTTATTAGAATGATTCTCGCTCATATATTAGACATTGATTGGCGCAACCCTCGTTGGTATTCGACGTTAGCGATCAGCAATGCGTCAATCACACATATAACAATCACTATTGATGACCAAATCTACGCCTCTGTTCGTTCGATAGGTGTACCTTTGGTTGAGCACAGATCGTAA
- a CDS encoding M3 family oligoendopeptidase, whose amino-acid sequence MTTPSWDLSIAYQDLADQRIQDDIALVEQCIELLNKQSLDCQNVEVMQNAILTNEAANRLARTIFNFANCYSSVDSRNAEAKALLGRMTRIFSELSQAFSAFELTLTHADDDFIARVLNHENTDVSGQAFTIQNLRNLADTRLSTEEEKLLAAMSVDGKSAWGKLYDNLTGSLKVTLDYDDGTSEELGFSQAASILYGSDFHRQEAAWRGVQKAMTTHQESFAAILNALAGWRLTENKKRSTKREVHFLDPSLHGSRIQAETLDAMMAVAKQNRGIGQKAGLLMAQVHGLDEMKPWNHLAAMPALSGDAKVYAFDEAIDVICEAFETVNPDMSEFVRMMVKNGWIDAKPNANKRLGAYCTKLPATRTPLVFMTWSGSRSDLMTLAHELGHAFHNWVIRDLPLCQTYYPMTLAETASIFAENIVRDHLISKAQSVDEKLEMLWEELSSALALMVNIPVRYEFEKAFYERRQNGELTAQEFCELMSETWKDWYGDVMSEADPYFWASKLHFSISGVSFYNYPYLFGFLFSKGIYAQRESKGENFYTDYVHLLRDTGNMTAEEVVDKHLSMDLTKPDFWQQSVALVQQKVDEFERLLTQRGELA is encoded by the coding sequence ATGACCACTCCAAGTTGGGACTTATCCATCGCATATCAGGATCTCGCTGATCAGCGAATTCAAGATGACATTGCTTTGGTAGAGCAATGTATTGAACTTCTCAATAAGCAGTCATTGGATTGCCAGAATGTTGAAGTGATGCAAAACGCCATTTTAACCAACGAGGCAGCAAATCGCTTAGCACGTACGATTTTTAATTTCGCTAATTGCTATTCATCTGTTGATTCAAGAAACGCGGAAGCAAAAGCGTTGTTAGGGCGTATGACTCGTATTTTTTCTGAGTTATCGCAAGCATTCAGCGCATTTGAGTTAACGCTAACACACGCGGATGATGATTTTATTGCGCGTGTTTTGAATCATGAAAATACAGATGTTAGTGGTCAGGCGTTCACCATTCAGAACTTAAGAAACCTGGCCGATACTCGTCTAAGCACCGAAGAAGAAAAACTGTTGGCAGCAATGAGTGTGGATGGTAAGTCTGCATGGGGTAAATTGTACGATAATCTGACAGGCTCTCTGAAAGTGACCTTGGATTACGATGATGGAACCAGTGAAGAACTTGGTTTTTCTCAAGCAGCCAGTATTCTTTATGGCTCAGATTTTCACCGACAGGAAGCCGCTTGGCGCGGTGTCCAAAAAGCAATGACAACCCACCAAGAGTCCTTTGCTGCCATTCTTAATGCGCTCGCAGGCTGGCGCCTGACTGAAAACAAAAAGCGCTCGACTAAGCGTGAAGTGCATTTCCTCGACCCAAGTTTGCATGGCAGCCGCATTCAGGCTGAAACACTGGATGCGATGATGGCTGTGGCAAAACAAAACCGTGGTATTGGTCAAAAAGCGGGTTTACTCATGGCTCAAGTTCACGGCTTAGATGAGATGAAACCGTGGAATCACCTGGCTGCGATGCCAGCACTGAGTGGAGACGCAAAGGTCTACGCTTTTGACGAAGCCATCGATGTGATTTGTGAAGCATTTGAAACGGTTAACCCTGACATGTCAGAGTTTGTTCGAATGATGGTCAAGAACGGTTGGATTGACGCCAAGCCAAACGCGAATAAGCGTTTGGGAGCCTACTGTACTAAGTTACCCGCAACACGTACGCCATTGGTATTCATGACCTGGAGTGGCAGTCGCTCAGACTTGATGACCCTAGCCCATGAATTAGGTCATGCATTCCATAACTGGGTTATCCGCGATTTACCGCTTTGTCAGACCTATTACCCAATGACGCTGGCGGAAACCGCTTCAATCTTTGCGGAAAACATCGTTCGCGATCATCTGATTTCAAAAGCTCAAAGTGTCGATGAAAAGTTGGAAATGCTATGGGAAGAGCTCTCTTCTGCACTTGCACTGATGGTAAATATTCCTGTTCGTTACGAATTTGAAAAAGCATTCTATGAACGCCGCCAAAACGGTGAACTGACTGCGCAAGAGTTTTGTGAGTTGATGTCTGAAACTTGGAAAGATTGGTATGGCGATGTGATGAGCGAAGCCGATCCGTATTTCTGGGCAAGCAAACTACATTTCTCAATCTCAGGGGTGAGCTTTTACAACTACCCATACCTGTTTGGCTTCCTATTCAGTAAAGGCATTTATGCTCAGCGTGAATCAAAGGGTGAAAACTTTTACACCGATTACGTTCACTTGCTTCGCGATACAGGCAACATGACCGCCGAAGAGGTAGTAGACAAGCACTTGTCGATGGATCTGACAAAACCTGATTTTTGGCAGCAGAGCGTTGCTTTGGTTCAGCAGAAGGTCGATGAATTTGAGCGTCTACTTACTCAACGAGGCGAGCTCGCATAA
- a CDS encoding succinylglutamate desuccinylase: MTKSFFRQSFLADTLDMHVDVEPAELALSNGVTLKLYQRGVLEVVPENYTQETKNIIISTGIHGDETAPMELVDSMIKDIESGFMKVDARCLFIIAHPESTLAHTRFLEENLNRLFDEKDHAPTKELVIADLLKLHVCDFFKGTDPETRWHLDLHCAIRGSKHYTFAVSPKTRHPVRSQALMDFLDSGHIEAVLLSNSPASTFSWYSAENFSAQALTMELGRVARIGENDLDKLTAFDLAMRNLVSGTQAEHLPKPCIKYRVSRTIVRLHEDFDFMFDDDVENFTSFVHGEVFGHDGDKPLMAKNDNEAIVFPNRKVAIGQRAALMVCEVKTRFEDGELVYD; this comes from the coding sequence ATGACGAAGTCTTTCTTTCGCCAATCGTTTTTAGCTGATACGTTAGATATGCATGTTGATGTAGAGCCAGCAGAGCTGGCGTTATCTAATGGAGTGACACTAAAACTCTATCAGCGTGGTGTGCTAGAAGTGGTCCCTGAGAACTACACTCAGGAGACGAAAAACATCATTATCTCAACAGGTATTCACGGCGACGAAACGGCACCGATGGAACTGGTTGATTCAATGATAAAAGACATTGAATCCGGTTTTATGAAGGTCGATGCCCGTTGTCTATTCATCATCGCTCACCCCGAGTCTACGCTGGCGCATACGCGTTTTCTTGAGGAAAACCTCAACCGCTTATTCGATGAAAAGGATCATGCTCCAACCAAAGAGTTGGTTATTGCAGATTTATTGAAGTTGCACGTCTGTGACTTTTTTAAAGGTACGGACCCTGAAACGCGTTGGCATCTTGACTTACACTGTGCAATTCGTGGTTCCAAACACTACACGTTTGCAGTGAGTCCAAAAACACGCCATCCGGTTCGAAGTCAAGCTTTGATGGACTTCTTGGACAGTGGCCATATTGAAGCGGTTCTGTTATCAAACTCTCCGGCAAGTACCTTCAGCTGGTACAGTGCAGAGAACTTTAGCGCGCAAGCTCTGACAATGGAACTAGGACGCGTTGCTAGAATTGGTGAGAACGATTTAGACAAGCTTACTGCCTTTGATCTAGCAATGCGCAACTTAGTTTCTGGAACACAAGCTGAGCATTTGCCTAAGCCGTGTATTAAATATCGTGTCAGCCGTACAATCGTGCGTTTGCATGAGGATTTCGACTTTATGTTTGATGACGATGTTGAAAATTTTACGTCGTTTGTCCATGGAGAAGTGTTTGGTCACGACGGTGATAAACCGTTGATGGCTAAGAATGATAACGAAGCGATAGTCTTTCCAAACCGCAAGGTTGCCATAGGTCAGCGCGCGGCTCTAATGGTCTGTGAAGTGAAGACTCGTTTTGAAGACGGCGAATTGGTATACGATTAA
- the btuC gene encoding vitamin B12 ABC transporter permease BtuC, with amino-acid sequence MDFQQLILNKERRWRRNLLIMSAVLILLSAIHLMVGEIFLSPFQSLSAFEHKLLVDLRLPRLLSAAIIGAALAVSGATLQVLLGNVLAEPGVLGISGGASLAMVLVMFVIPTLPTPLIFMLAAIAGSMLFTLILVSIARVMHLTTARLLLVGVALGIFSSAIVTWAFYFSDDLSLRQLMYWLMGSIGGASWYQHSVTLVMLPVLIWLCCKGKPLDKLMLGEIHATQLGIDVHQMRWKLILAISILVGGSVALGGIISFVGLVVPHLLRLAFGTENRYLLPLSAIAGAALLVFADIGARLLLDSAELPLGVMTTSIGAPIFIWMLVKSHDAR; translated from the coding sequence ATGGATTTTCAACAACTTATCCTAAACAAGGAGCGTCGCTGGCGGCGCAATCTTTTGATTATGTCCGCCGTGCTCATACTACTCTCTGCCATTCACCTGATGGTCGGAGAGATTTTCCTTTCTCCTTTTCAATCGCTTTCCGCATTTGAGCACAAGTTATTAGTGGATTTACGCTTACCAAGATTGCTGTCTGCCGCCATTATTGGCGCTGCGCTTGCTGTTTCTGGCGCAACACTGCAAGTGCTGCTAGGGAACGTACTCGCAGAACCGGGCGTACTTGGTATTTCCGGCGGCGCTAGCCTCGCTATGGTATTGGTGATGTTTGTTATTCCTACCTTGCCGACGCCGCTGATTTTTATGCTGGCCGCCATCGCGGGTTCGATGTTGTTTACCTTAATCTTGGTTTCTATTGCAAGAGTGATGCACCTGACGACCGCACGCTTGTTGTTGGTTGGTGTGGCGTTGGGAATATTCTCCAGTGCGATTGTGACCTGGGCATTCTATTTCAGCGATGATCTCAGCCTTCGCCAGTTAATGTATTGGCTGATGGGGAGCATTGGTGGGGCGAGTTGGTATCAGCATTCCGTAACTTTGGTGATGCTACCTGTTTTGATTTGGCTGTGTTGTAAGGGTAAGCCACTCGATAAGTTGATGTTGGGTGAGATCCATGCCACTCAGCTCGGCATCGATGTTCATCAAATGCGTTGGAAATTGATATTAGCGATTTCAATCCTTGTTGGTGGTTCGGTCGCTCTTGGAGGGATCATCAGCTTTGTTGGATTAGTTGTGCCTCATCTGCTGCGCTTGGCATTTGGTACCGAGAATCGCTACTTGCTGCCGTTGTCTGCGATAGCGGGTGCAGCGTTGTTGGTGTTTGCGGATATCGGTGCGAGATTATTACTCGATTCTGCTGAACTGCCACTAGGCGTAATGACCACGTCGATTGGTGCGCCTATTTTCATATGGATGCTGGTGAAGAGTCATGATGCACGTTAA
- the btuD gene encoding vitamin B12 ABC transporter ATP-binding protein BtuD, with amino-acid sequence MMHVKHIAVGNRLLPLSFECNAGEIVHVVGPNGSGKSTLLAAISGTLTSHDSVSGEVSVNSGDLLAMPLSEQAYLRGYLCQQSRPVFNVDVFQYLALSLPSGVKISDSKVRDAVNAVIALVQLQDKLHRSIQTLSGGEWQRVRLAGVCLQVWRNINPSSQLLILDEPAAPLDIAQEGLLYQLIAEVAAQGVGVLVANHDLNRTLRHADKVLLLSNGVLHSSGKAEDVLTEEGLGEVFNTQVRRVMVEEKPYLLFE; translated from the coding sequence ATGATGCACGTTAAGCATATTGCGGTAGGAAACCGACTATTACCATTGTCGTTTGAATGTAACGCAGGGGAGATCGTGCATGTCGTCGGCCCAAATGGCTCGGGGAAAAGTACGCTGTTAGCCGCGATTTCCGGCACGCTTACCAGTCACGATTCTGTGAGTGGTGAAGTAAGCGTTAATAGCGGAGATTTACTCGCGATGCCTCTGTCTGAGCAGGCTTACCTGAGAGGGTATTTATGTCAGCAATCCAGACCAGTATTTAACGTCGACGTATTCCAGTATCTCGCGTTGTCTTTGCCAAGTGGGGTGAAGATCAGTGACAGCAAAGTGCGCGACGCGGTAAACGCAGTGATTGCGCTGGTTCAGTTACAGGATAAGTTACACCGTAGCATTCAGACGCTTTCTGGCGGTGAGTGGCAACGCGTAAGACTAGCGGGCGTCTGCCTGCAGGTTTGGCGCAATATCAACCCTTCCTCTCAGTTGCTAATTTTGGATGAGCCTGCTGCTCCGTTAGATATCGCCCAGGAGGGGCTGCTTTATCAGCTGATCGCTGAAGTCGCGGCTCAAGGTGTGGGTGTGTTGGTCGCGAACCATGATTTAAACCGAACACTAAGGCATGCTGATAAGGTGCTGTTGCTTAGTAATGGCGTGCTGCACTCATCAGGCAAAGCTGAGGATGTATTAACAGAAGAGGGACTTGGAGAGGTTTTCAACACTCAGGTAAGAAGAGTGATGGTTGAAGAGAAACCGTATCTGCTTTTCGAATAG
- a CDS encoding nucleoside triphosphate pyrophosphohydrolase family protein, translating to MQLSKLTQEIFDHLYRDITEFRSTFDLPVADEASLDAQADTLHTSLAIEELTELAEADCKTEQADAIVDSVYVLMGRLVHLGNSKVEDNLAISYLIDLLLNVAVNRGIDFIPCWDEVHSSNMSKVCRNEKEYTETEAFYAEQGIKLMAVHQGEYIIAKCAEDFVSEGKTVRKGKVLKSVYYRPADLKPLTN from the coding sequence ATGCAACTGTCAAAGCTAACCCAAGAGATTTTTGATCACCTATACCGTGACATCACCGAGTTCCGTAGCACGTTCGATCTTCCAGTCGCAGACGAAGCGAGTCTGGATGCGCAAGCGGATACGCTGCACACATCTTTGGCGATCGAAGAGCTGACTGAGCTGGCAGAAGCAGATTGTAAAACAGAACAAGCAGATGCAATCGTAGACAGCGTTTATGTCCTTATGGGTCGTCTTGTACACCTTGGTAACAGCAAAGTGGAAGACAATCTGGCGATCAGTTACCTGATTGACCTGCTACTAAACGTTGCGGTAAACCGTGGTATCGACTTTATCCCTTGCTGGGATGAAGTACACTCAAGCAACATGAGTAAAGTGTGCCGCAATGAAAAAGAATACACAGAAACAGAAGCATTCTACGCAGAACAAGGCATCAAGCTGATGGCGGTACACCAGGGTGAATACATCATCGCCAAATGTGCAGAAGACTTTGTATCTGAAGGCAAAACGGTACGTAAAGGCAAAGTACTAAAATCGGTTTACTACCGTCCGGCTGACCTTAAGCCACTGACCAACTAA
- a CDS encoding DUF1415 domain-containing protein yields MSTRSTPTNQTTDINAITQQVDRWLNDVVIGLNLCPFAAKPQRNKQIKIFVSEASQEEALLEDILLQLIELSNTEPEKLETTLVVVPNMLDDFWDYNLFIDWVEGLIKQQDWEGIFQVATFHPDYCFGGAEPEDDENLTNRSPYPIFHLIREESMEKVLKHYPDPESIPDTNIARVSALSEEERKTLFPYLFR; encoded by the coding sequence ATGTCAACGCGCTCAACACCAACTAATCAAACTACAGATATAAACGCGATCACCCAACAAGTGGATCGATGGCTGAATGATGTCGTTATCGGACTGAATTTATGCCCGTTTGCTGCCAAACCGCAACGTAATAAACAAATTAAAATCTTCGTTAGTGAGGCGTCTCAAGAAGAAGCCTTGCTGGAAGATATTTTGTTGCAGTTAATTGAACTAAGTAACACAGAGCCAGAAAAGCTGGAAACGACCTTAGTCGTTGTTCCAAATATGCTCGACGATTTCTGGGACTACAACTTGTTTATTGATTGGGTTGAAGGCTTAATCAAGCAGCAAGATTGGGAAGGTATTTTCCAGGTGGCTACGTTCCATCCAGATTACTGTTTTGGTGGTGCAGAGCCAGAAGACGACGAGAACCTGACGAACCGCTCGCCTTATCCGATCTTCCATCTTATTCGTGAAGAGAGCATGGAAAAGGTGTTGAAACACTACCCTGACCCTGAGTCAATCCCAGATACTAACATCGCGCGTGTTTCTGCCCTTTCAGAGGAAGAGCGCAAAACGTTGTTCCCGTATTTATTTCGATAA
- a CDS encoding MFS transporter, whose translation MVIFGTPEYKRITLALALGSFLVFSNLYQLQPMLPTFAQLFAISETQVNWLFASSTLALSFSLVPMAVLSETIGRKPVMMAGLFAIPVLSALMLLGDSFLFLVICRALIGVALAAFAAVAVAYMAEELDKHAFSMAIGTYIAANSLGGIVGRISGGLLADNFSVDVAIEAIMVVTLLGVICVHYLLPKQRHFTPSSSGLRQQNRAILGHFKNQRIWFAMLIGGLNFALFVNLYSVMGFRLVSEPHNIPVGLASLIFVCYLGGTFSSRCAGHWSKRYSSILGMFLGAILSMSGMWIAAFESVAAMLFGLLLISFGAFFTHTLAYGWVGQKATTAKATATALYLVHYYVGGSLGGFLLLYCWQHGGWSTVLIGGSVVYLAMFSAIAYLKRITQTHDTKESEEVASLRRS comes from the coding sequence ATGGTCATCTTCGGCACGCCAGAATACAAACGAATCACGCTTGCGCTTGCGCTGGGCTCGTTCCTGGTATTCTCCAATTTATATCAGTTGCAGCCGATGTTGCCGACCTTTGCTCAGTTGTTTGCCATTTCTGAAACGCAGGTAAACTGGTTGTTTGCCTCCTCCACGTTGGCGCTCTCTTTTAGCCTGGTACCGATGGCAGTATTGTCTGAAACCATCGGGCGAAAACCGGTCATGATGGCTGGCTTATTCGCTATCCCGGTTCTGTCTGCACTGATGTTACTTGGAGATTCATTCCTGTTTTTAGTTATCTGCCGCGCCCTTATTGGTGTTGCATTGGCGGCGTTTGCTGCCGTAGCGGTCGCCTATATGGCAGAAGAACTCGACAAACACGCCTTCTCCATGGCAATAGGTACCTACATTGCAGCCAACTCATTAGGTGGCATTGTGGGCCGTATTAGTGGTGGCTTATTGGCGGATAACTTCAGTGTTGATGTTGCTATTGAAGCAATCATGGTAGTGACATTGTTAGGGGTTATCTGCGTACATTATTTGTTGCCAAAGCAACGTCACTTCACCCCTTCTTCGAGTGGGTTAAGACAACAAAACCGAGCCATCTTAGGTCACTTCAAAAACCAGCGCATCTGGTTTGCAATGTTGATTGGTGGCCTTAATTTCGCGCTATTCGTAAACCTGTATTCAGTAATGGGTTTCAGATTGGTTAGTGAGCCGCACAACATCCCCGTCGGCTTGGCATCGCTTATCTTCGTTTGCTATTTAGGTGGTACGTTCTCGTCCCGTTGTGCTGGTCACTGGAGTAAACGTTACTCGTCTATTCTCGGTATGTTCTTAGGCGCTATTCTCAGCATGAGCGGAATGTGGATCGCCGCATTCGAAAGCGTTGCGGCAATGCTGTTTGGCTTGCTTCTGATTAGCTTTGGAGCCTTTTTCACTCATACCCTGGCGTACGGTTGGGTTGGCCAAAAGGCAACAACCGCAAAAGCAACCGCAACCGCTCTGTACCTAGTGCATTACTATGTGGGCGGGAGTCTTGGTGGGTTCTTGCTACTTTATTGTTGGCAGCATGGCGGATGGTCTACAGTTCTTATCGGCGGTAGCGTGGTCTATCTAGCGATGTTCAGCGCGATAGCTTATCTCAAACGCATTACACAGACACACGACACAAAGGAAAGTGAAGAAGTAGCCAGCTTGAGAAGAAGTTAA
- a CDS encoding LysR substrate-binding domain-containing protein has protein sequence MESKQLKHFLAVAEQGNITHAAKVLNIAQPALSISIKKFEQSLGVTLFRREDKKINLTQEGETLLVHAKRVIQQLHDAQLAINELKGLAKGEVRLGTPSMMGSYFFPRIVMAFKSQFPDLKLTLVEAGTHSIRSMLLDGRLDIGVISCDNVPDDLETDHLFTSQMVAVVAPEHELAQRESLTFDEFFEHELVMFQRGYFHREFLDQVSEEHGFTMKSSFETNLLPLILSIVKHEFAITALLELVTQHEKDVVGIPFNPPVTLDLALAWRKDGYLSIADRTFIDFVKRYL, from the coding sequence GTGGAATCGAAACAACTGAAACATTTTCTTGCTGTCGCAGAGCAAGGCAACATCACCCATGCCGCCAAGGTGCTGAACATTGCTCAGCCTGCCTTGAGTATCTCTATTAAAAAATTCGAGCAGTCTCTGGGTGTGACTCTTTTTCGGCGAGAAGATAAAAAAATTAATCTAACCCAAGAGGGCGAAACCTTACTGGTGCATGCTAAGCGTGTCATACAGCAATTGCACGATGCACAGCTCGCGATTAATGAACTGAAAGGGTTGGCTAAAGGTGAAGTGCGCTTGGGTACGCCGTCGATGATGGGAAGCTACTTTTTCCCACGTATCGTCATGGCGTTTAAGAGCCAGTTCCCGGATTTGAAATTAACGCTGGTGGAAGCGGGCACGCATTCGATAAGAAGTATGTTGCTTGATGGGCGGTTAGATATCGGGGTGATAAGTTGTGACAATGTACCTGACGATCTCGAGACCGATCATCTGTTTACCAGCCAGATGGTTGCCGTTGTCGCGCCAGAGCACGAGTTAGCGCAGCGTGAATCACTCACCTTTGATGAGTTTTTTGAACATGAATTGGTGATGTTCCAGCGCGGCTATTTCCATCGCGAGTTTTTAGATCAGGTCAGCGAGGAGCACGGCTTTACCATGAAGTCGTCATTTGAAACCAACTTATTGCCATTAATCCTCAGCATCGTAAAGCATGAATTTGCGATTACGGCGTTACTTGAACTGGTCACTCAGCATGAAAAAGATGTGGTGGGGATTCCGTTTAATCCGCCAGTTACGCTCGATCTGGCGCTAGCATGGCGGAAAGACGGTTATTTATCGATTGCAGACAGAACGTTTATTGATTTTGTTAAACGTTATTTGTAG
- a CDS encoding glutaredoxin family protein: MKRVVLYVKDKCPHCKDAQRYLDSKNITYRLCNAKMQRGRKELDALGARSLPVLKIGDQLMIGWNPKNFEKMYKGD; the protein is encoded by the coding sequence ATGAAACGTGTCGTTCTTTACGTCAAAGATAAATGCCCCCACTGCAAAGATGCTCAACGTTATCTGGATTCGAAAAACATCACTTATCGCCTGTGCAACGCGAAAATGCAACGTGGCCGTAAAGAGCTGGATGCGCTGGGTGCCCGCTCACTTCCAGTCCTGAAAATTGGCGACCAATTGATGATTGGCTGGAATCCCAAAAACTTCGAAAAGATGTATAAAGGTGACTAG